One Salvelinus fontinalis isolate EN_2023a chromosome 27, ASM2944872v1, whole genome shotgun sequence genomic region harbors:
- the LOC129825458 gene encoding transmembrane protein 121-like, which translates to MVLPPPDKRHVCLTTIVIMTSMAFMDAYLVEQNQGPRKIGVCIIVLVGDICFLIVLRYVAVWVGAEVRTARRGYAMILWFLYIFVLEIKLYFIFQNCKADRKSLETVARKALTLLLSVCVPGLYLVLVALDSMEYVRTFRKKEDMRGRIFWVALDLLDLLDIQANLWEPQRTGLPIWAEGLMFFYCYVLLLTLPCVSLSEISTQGEHVSLQKMMLYPVLSLITINVVTILIRGVNMVLFQDSRVSTIFVGKNVVAIATKASTFLEYRRQVKEFPQPQNAMALELQQNSVGHGHTPHTSHSQPLANSTNLPHEPSPGRHMET; encoded by the coding sequence ATGGTGTTGCCGCCCCCGGACAAACGCCACGTGTGCCTGACCACCATCGTCATCATGACCAGCATGGCCTTCATGGATGCTTACCTGGTGGAGCAGAACCAGGGGCCCAGGAAGATTGGCGTGTGCATCATTGTGCTGGTTGGGGACATCTGCTTCCTCATCGTGCTGCGCTACGTGGCCGTGTGGGTGGGCGCAGAGGTGCGCACGGCCCGCCGCGGCTATGCAATGATTCTCTGGTTCCTCTACATCTTTGTACTGGAGATCAAGCTCTACTTCATCTTCCAGAACTGCAAGGCCGATAGGAAGTCCTTGGAGACGGTGGCCCGGAAAGCCTTGACTCtgctactgtctgtgtgtgtcccggGGCTTTACTTGGTTCTAGTGGCTCTGGACAGCATGGAGTATGTGAGGACCTTCAGGAAGAAGGAGGACATGCGGGGGAGGATCTTCTGGGTGGCTCTTGATCTTCTGGATCTTCTTGACATCCAGGCCAACCTGTGGGAGCCTCAGCGGACCGGCCTGCCCATCTGGGCCGAGGGACTGATGTTCTTCTACTGCTACGTCCTTCTCCTCACCCTGCCCTGCGTCTCCCTCAGCGAGATCTCCACGCAAGGGGAACACGTATCGCTCCAGAAGATGATGCTCTACCCTGTCCTCAGCCTGATCACCATCAACGTGGTCACTATCCTGATCCGCGGGGTCAACATGGTGCTGTTCCAGGACAGTAGAGTCTCCACCATCTTCGTCGGCAAGAACGTGGTGGCGATCGCCACGAAGGCGTCCACCTTCCTGGAGTACCGGCGTCAAGTGAAGGAGTTCCCTCAACCGCAGAACGCCATGGCGTTGGAGCTGCAGCAGAACTCTGTGGGCCACGGACATACACCCCACACGTCGCACTCGCAGCCTCTGGCCAACTCCACCAACCTGCCCCACGAACCCTCGCCAGGGCGACACATGGAAACATGA